From uncultured Tateyamaria sp.:
GATGTTCTGTGTGTCGACGACAGGCACGCCTTGGGCATGGGCCGGAGCTGGCAAAAGGTTGGGACTCAGAAAGGTGAGTGCTCCGATGAGTATGGGTGTGGGCAGCGCCGATTTGCGGAAGGTGTTCAGTCTCATCAGTCCAGGTCCTCCAAAGTGAATTCCATGAAGTCGCCCTCGGCCATCCTTGCAGAGGCCTGTGCAAGCTGCGCGGCACTGAGGGGTTGCGTACGGGCGGCTTGCAGACGGATGCGTGCCGCCATCAGACGCACGAGTTCGGCGCGGGCGTAAGTGTTGAGGGCAATGCTTTCCTGGATGTCCTCGGTCTCGCCGATGCGGCGCACGATGTCCTGAATGCGCATAGCGGCCTGGCGGATCGCAGCCGGAGAATTGCTGCCATAGTAGGCCGCGCCATGGCCGGTCAGGGAGAGATTGGCGTTGGCCAGTAGGGCGGGGTCGATGGTGCCAAGTGCCTCGATACCGCCAATCCGCGAGAGATAAAGGTTGTAGCGTTCCGGGATGACCTGGACGTAGTGCTGTGTCTCGGCGAAGGGCGGCACGCCGCCATATTCAATAACGCGGCCCGGACCGGCATTGTAGGCCGCCAGTGCATTGATGATGTTGCCGTCGAAGCTGTTAAGTTGTGCGGCCAGATAGCGCGCACCGCCTTCGACCTGCAGATAGGGGCTGTCATAGTATTCCGGGTTGATCCCGAGATCGGAGGCCGTGCCCGGCATGATCTGGGTGAGGCCGAAGGCCCCGACGGGCGAACGCGCACCGATGGAGAAGCGGCTTTCCTGCCAGATCAACGCTTGCAGGAGCGCGCGCCATTGTACGACGGACAGGCCCGCACGGCTGATCCCGGGCCGGCCATGGGTTTCCTGGGCCACCCGGATGATCAATTGCTCGATGTTATGCGCCGCATCTCCAAACATCTGCGCGCCGCCGGGATTGGGGTCGAGATCGCCGGTGCCGTAAACTGCTTCTACGCTTCGTGCATCATCGTCGCTTCCGGACTCGAGCGTCGACACCAGTGCGGGCAAGCCCTGTCCGCCGAAACTCGTCTGTGCATCGAGTATACTTTGCAGGACTGCGAGCTGCTCTTGTTCGATTTCACTGAGAAGTTCTTCGACGGCCAGCGTCTCGCGTTGGATGCCAAGATCGGTCTCGCGGTGGCGGGTTTCGACGAGATCGCGGGCTGTCAGACCAGTATCGTTGGTAGGAACGCCCTGAGCGGCCGCCATACCGGTCAACAGGCACAGCAAGACGATATGAGGAAGCTTAGACCTCAACGTCGGCCCCCGGCGTCTCAAGCGGTTCAAAGATGCAGTCTGGTTCGACAGGCGCGACGGAGGCTCGAAAGGCGAAGCAATTGACCGTCGGCTCCCGGTATTGCGCGCAGGCGGAGAGAAACCCGATCAGAGCCAACAGGACGAGAGTTCGGATCATGGGAGCCTCCAGAAGTCAGGTCGATCGCGATAGTCGGCGCCGACGAGCGCCTCACCCTTTTCCATGCCGCCAAGCATGGTGAGATAGGGACCGAGGGCCGAGAGATCGGCGTCAACTACAACCGAACCGGTATCATCGCGGATCAGGGCGAGGCGGCTGTCGCTGCCAGTGTTCAGGAGCACATCGAGTTCTTTCTCGTAGAGGTTCAACATCGCGTAATCCGAGGCATGGGCCCGGATGTTTGGCAGCAGGATCTGCGTGGGCACGGCTTCAATGATGGTCTTGCCCGTGCGGGTGCGCTCTAGCTGGCTCGCATATTGGGTCATCATCACCGCGACGGTGTTCTGCTTTCGCGCCGTCACCAGCCAGTTCGAAAGACGTTCCGCAAAATACGGGTTGTCAAGCGCCTTCCAGGCCTCATCGATGATGATGATCGTTGGGCGGCGGTCTTCGATTTCGCGCTCGACTCTTCGGAAGAGGTAGGAGAGCACGGCCATGCGTTCTTTTTCGGATTCCGAGTCCAGGATGCCCGTGAGATCGAAACCAACCACATCGCCCTCTAGCGAGAAGGTGTCTTCCAGGCTTTGCCCGAAAATCCAGCCGTAGCGCCCGTCTACTGTCCATTCGAGCAAGCGCTGGTGTAGATCGCCATCGTCATCGGTCGAGACAAAGAGGGAAGCGAAGTCCTTCCAGTTGCGTAACTGCGGATTGGCCGCGCCTGCGTTCTGGCGAACCACTTCCTGGATACGGTTGGTCTGGGCGGGCGCGAGAGGTTTGTCCGAGCGATAGAGCAAGGAGGCCAACCAGTCCGAAAGCCAGGCCGTGCCGCGATCATCGATCTCGGTCCAGAGCGGGTTGAGACCGGTTGGCTTGCCGGCTTTCACGGAGGCATAACGCCCGCCATTGGCGCGCACGGCCATCTCCATGCCGAGCCGATAGTCAAAGACGAAAATGCGCGCGCCGACGCGACGCGCTTGCGTCATTAGGAAGGCCGAGAGAACGGATTTGCCGGACCCGGGACGCCCCAATATGAGCGTGTGGCCCCCGGTTGGCTCTTTGTCGGTTGAACCTTGCTCGTGGTAGGAAAACCGGTACGCGCTTTGCTCTGGCGTCGGGAAGAGCGTGATCTCCTGGCCCCAGGGGAGCTGGTGTTTGTCCTTGCCGAGTTGCGTGCGATGCAGGGCCGCGAAATCCGCGAAGTTGCGGTTGGTCACCGCACTGGCACGCACGCGCTTCGGCTGATTGCCTGGATGCTGGCTAAAGTAGTGGGTCTTGGCGGCCATGCGCTCGCCGATCATCTTCACGCCTTGGGCTGCGGCGGCATTTACGATCTCGGCCCCGAGGGTCTGCAATTCGTCGAGCGTGTCGCAGAACACCGTCACGACCATATGGTGCTCACCGAAGCTCTGGCGCTTGGCCTCCAGATCATCATGCGCGATGTCGAGCGCTTCGAGGAGCGAGAGGGCGGCGTCCTGAGAGGCCTGCATCTGGCGCTTCTGGCGTTTGATCCGACCGGCCATCAGGTTCGAATTGATCGGTGTGAAGGAATGCGTGACAATCATGTCGACGGGCAGGTTCAGCATGTCGAACATCGTGCAGGTCGTGGCCTCGGAGTATTCGCCGATGGTGAAGCTCTTGCCATAGCGTTGTCCGACGACACCCTCTGAGAGCTCGAAATGCTCATCGAAGAAGGTCACGCGGGTGTTGGCCACGTTGGTTGCGAGGAAGCCATATCGATTGGCCGGGTAGAGCGGTCGTTCTTGACCGGTGTTAAGCGCGCCCAGAAAACCCACCAACTCGCCTGATTGTGCGGAGAGGAGGCGCGGCTTCAGGTCGGCTAGGCCGGAGGTGAAGACACCCACAGCTTCGTTGAGACGCCGGACTCGTTTCTGCGTCTCTGTCTTGAACCGCCCCGGATCGCTCCTATTCATGAACCCAAGAAAGCTCCTCGGCGGCGGCCGATGGATGATTGTGAGTGTCAGCGTCTTATCGCGCAGGCCGGCTTGCCTGAGCTTCTCGCGCCATCTCTCATCGACCGCCGCCGCGTAGTGATCACCGGGGACGGGGAGGAGGTCCGGGGTGATCGCTTTCGAGACCTTGTGAACGTAGTAGCTGAACTCCGGCCCAAGCTGTGCGATGATCCGGGCGAAAAGTGCCGTCACCTTGTCGAGATAGACATCATCGGTCGTGTAGCTGTTCACGCCGCTCAGACGGATGCATTGGAAGAGCTCATTGACCCGTGTGCGCACCGTGTGGTCATCGACCAGACTGACATAGGGCAGCATATGCGCGAGATGTTTCTCGCGGGCGTACCAGTCCGGCATGAGGGTGCGTTCATCCAGCGTCTCGTCACGGGGCATAGCTGTCGCCCCCGTGGATGCTGCGGTTCCGCGTCGGCGGCGTTTCCTGCAGGGCGGTCATCATCACGTCGATGAAGCGCGGGTCCCAATCGGCGGCTTTCCAAAGCGCGGGGTAGAGGATGGC
This genomic window contains:
- a CDS encoding type IV secretion system protein B4; translated protein: MPRDETLDERTLMPDWYAREKHLAHMLPYVSLVDDHTVRTRVNELFQCIRLSGVNSYTTDDVYLDKVTALFARIIAQLGPEFSYYVHKVSKAITPDLLPVPGDHYAAAVDERWREKLRQAGLRDKTLTLTIIHRPPPRSFLGFMNRSDPGRFKTETQKRVRRLNEAVGVFTSGLADLKPRLLSAQSGELVGFLGALNTGQERPLYPANRYGFLATNVANTRVTFFDEHFELSEGVVGQRYGKSFTIGEYSEATTCTMFDMLNLPVDMIVTHSFTPINSNLMAGRIKRQKRQMQASQDAALSLLEALDIAHDDLEAKRQSFGEHHMVVTVFCDTLDELQTLGAEIVNAAAAQGVKMIGERMAAKTHYFSQHPGNQPKRVRASAVTNRNFADFAALHRTQLGKDKHQLPWGQEITLFPTPEQSAYRFSYHEQGSTDKEPTGGHTLILGRPGSGKSVLSAFLMTQARRVGARIFVFDYRLGMEMAVRANGGRYASVKAGKPTGLNPLWTEIDDRGTAWLSDWLASLLYRSDKPLAPAQTNRIQEVVRQNAGAANPQLRNWKDFASLFVSTDDDGDLHQRLLEWTVDGRYGWIFGQSLEDTFSLEGDVVGFDLTGILDSESEKERMAVLSYLFRRVEREIEDRRPTIIIIDEAWKALDNPYFAERLSNWLVTARKQNTVAVMMTQYASQLERTRTGKTIIEAVPTQILLPNIRAHASDYAMLNLYEKELDVLLNTGSDSRLALIRDDTGSVVVDADLSALGPYLTMLGGMEKGEALVGADYRDRPDFWRLP
- a CDS encoding lytic transglycosylase domain-containing protein: MAAAQGVPTNDTGLTARDLVETRHRETDLGIQRETLAVEELLSEIEQEQLAVLQSILDAQTSFGGQGLPALVSTLESGSDDDARSVEAVYGTGDLDPNPGGAQMFGDAAHNIEQLIIRVAQETHGRPGISRAGLSVVQWRALLQALIWQESRFSIGARSPVGAFGLTQIMPGTASDLGINPEYYDSPYLQVEGGARYLAAQLNSFDGNIINALAAYNAGPGRVIEYGGVPPFAETQHYVQVIPERYNLYLSRIGGIEALGTIDPALLANANLSLTGHGAAYYGSNSPAAIRQAAMRIQDIVRRIGETEDIQESIALNTYARAELVRLMAARIRLQAARTQPLSAAQLAQASARMAEGDFMEFTLEDLD